A region of Etheostoma cragini isolate CJK2018 chromosome 2, CSU_Ecrag_1.0, whole genome shotgun sequence DNA encodes the following proteins:
- the kdm2aa gene encoding lysine (K)-specific demethylase 2Aa isoform X2, whose protein sequence is MDDSKPRYSKRLRAGTRRRYHDDGISDEEIDGRRMFDLEEKVHSQRFSSNRVLRMEGKDLTFEFIQRGGLRDPIVFEKPDGLGLKMPDPDFSVNDVKMFVGSRRMIDVMDVSTQKGTEMSMAQWTRYYETPPSQREKLYNVISLEFSHTKLENLVRRPATVDLIDWVDNMWPRHLKERQRDSTNSINDMQYPKVQKYCLMSVEGCYTDFHIDFGGTSVWYHILRGSKVFWLIPPTPQNLELYENWVLSGKQGDIFLGDRASECQRIELKQGCTFIIPSGWIHAVYTPVDSMVFGGNFLHSFNIPMQLNICNIEDRTRVPLKFRYPFYYEMCWYVLERYVFSMTKTSYLTPEFQKHTLGIGLKKPAGPDPASEQVEEEEDSGGSDEDTSEQQSDKPAVKLYLTPLELEGMWNLLGKLESLPSNKKCVPAGIHNAPALITHIKALLKEHANDNPKLSYTGKPIVKWPKRPSWYQPPPPPPPPPRPKLATIPIIPRPQKPASSMSVLRRRRVRCKRCEACMRPECGDCNFCRDMKKFGGPGKLKQTCVLRQCLSPGLPLSAVCEICKEPNQEETGDPSLTLMECSNCAQIVHPACLTVQGEGVVNKDLPSCWECPKCVQGITDPESSGSDEPLAAGQQHIRPLGPLVLRLGPGPSATIGGPVGTQQDGEVVRCGFFPPPSLPSCSSSSSASLLLVAAPLPSQPISSRLQSKGDKGEGLPVKRKSSTLLDARMAKIYRRQRHSRDGDDSASDDDDDEACQRRKGALHTRGGSHSSRRGFGANRRGLLRGGSSHRGSRGGLMTPSSSSSLKLKRGMGMREGGRRGRGVRLRGGSRMQRRGDDSEESDDDDDDDEDDDDEEEDSEDGDKERVHRRCRRRRRTDDDEDEDSDGQDFDPEEDEMDTLEDEEEEEEEEVEEEGRWDSDPEPPVLLVSDLNDDLLSGSYLTVTLQRPHKAKRHSGSIVPKLEAAMGLRTAAGGAGSQQGFIQKKTALSKPSRLKSADTTADSITPRGPGRPRLRGNHGDRGTKDHSATSSEEDEIAATPAPSSLSPPSLLSLPSFKDVGNERGGEKEVWVSVFRYLNRAELLACMIVCKAWYKWSCDKRLWSHVDVSRCSPLSNQALAGIIKRQPTSLDLSWTPLAKRQLNCLLTRLPGLRELRVTGLSWSCLSAMVSPTLPYLRLLDLRWCEGLKDAQIKETITPPGSESSRSRLRNMVTLRLSGLDISESTLRLLQRHMPQLERLDLAHCKDITDSCIALLAAAGTHTRNTLTELTLAGCSELTDSCLSYLKRLSSLTLLDLRGCKGISRRACDAFISDLSHVALYCMMEEKLIQRLD, encoded by the exons ATGGATGATTCCAAGCCGAGGTACAGCAAAAGGCTG CGGGCTGGTACCCGACGACGTTACCATGACGACGGCATCTCAGATGAGGAAATTGATGGAAGGAGGATGTTTGATCTGGAGGAGAAAGTCCACAGTCAGAGGTTCAGCTCTAACCGGGTCCTGCGCATGGAAGGAAAAG aCTTGACATTTGAGTTCATCCAGAGAGGCGGCCTGAGGGACCCAATCGTCTTTGAGAAGCCTGATGGACTGGGACTCAA GATGCCGGATCCTGACTTCAGTGTCAATGATGTCAAGATGTTTGTTG GTAGCAGACGTATGATAGATGTGATGGACGTCAGCACTCAGAAGGGGACAGAGATGTCCATGGCCCAGTGGACACGTTACTATGAGACCCCTCCATCTCAGAGAGAGAAGCTTTATAATGTCATCAGCCTGGAGTTCAGCCACACCAAGCTGGAGAACCTGGTCAGGAGACCTGCCACA gtagaCCTAATAGACTGGGTGGACAACATGTGGCCTCGTcacctgaaagagagacagagagactcaACCAACTCTATCAATGACATGCAGTACCCCAAAGTACAGAA gtaCTGTCTAATGAGTGTTGAGGGCTGCTACACAGACTTTCACATTGACTTTGGCGGGACCTCAGTGTGGTACCACATACTCAGAGGAAGCAAG gtgttCTGGCTGATCCCCCCCACCCCGCAGAACCTGGAGCTGTATGAGAACTGGGTGCTGTCGGGGAAACAGGGAGACATTTTCCTTGGAGATCGAGCATCTGAATGCCAAAGGATTGAACTAAAGCAGGGCTGCACCTTCATCATACCCTCTG GTTGGATTCATGCCGTTTACACCCCTGTGGACTCTATGGTGTTTGGAGGAAACTTTCTGCACAGCTTCAACATCCCTATGCAACTTAACATCTGTAATATAGAAGACAGAACGCGG GTTCCATTGAAATTTCGTTACCCCTTCTACTACGAGATGTGCTGGTACGTGTTGGAGCGCTACGTCTTCAGCATGACAAAGACCTCCTACCTCACGCCAGAGTTTCAGAAACACACGCTGGGCATTG gTCTGAAGAAGCCGGCAGGCCCAGATCCAGCCAGTGAacaagtggaggaggaggaggacagtgGGGGCAGTGATGAAGACACTTCAGAGCAGCAATCTGACAAGCCTGCAGTGAAGCTTTATTTGACTCCCCTTGAGCTGGAAGGAATGTGGAATCTCCTCGGTAAACTGGAGTCTCTGCCCTCCAACAAAAAGTGTGTCCCAGCGGGCATACACAATGCTCCGGCACTCATTACACACATCAAG GCTCTACTGAAGGAACATGCGAATGACAATCCCAAACTGTCCTACACAGGAAAACCCATTGTCAAGTGGCCAAAAAGA CCCTCATGGTaccagcctcctcctcctccaccacctcctcctcgtCCTAAATTGGCCACCATTCCCATCATCCCACGACCACAGAAACCAGCCTCCTCCATGTCTGTGCTGAGACGGCGCAGGGTCAG GTGTAAGCGCTGTGAAGCCTGTATGAGACCAGAATGTGGAGACTGTAACTTCTGCAGAGACATGAAGAAGTTTGGAGGACCAGGGAAGCTTAAGCAGACCTGTGTGCTTCGACAGTGTCTCTCT CCGGGCCTTCCTCTGTCTGCAGTATGTGAGATCTGCAAGGAGCCCAACCAGGAGGAAACTGGAGACCCCTCCCTCACTCTGATGGAGTGTTCCAACTGTGCGCAGATAGTCCATCCGGCCTGCCTCACG GTTCAGGGTGAAGGAGTGGTGAATAAAGACCTGCCCAGTTGCTGGGAGTGTCCAAAGTGTGTCCAAGGGATCACTGACCCAGAG TCATCAGGCAGTGATGAACCGTTGGCTGCAGGCCAGCAGCACATCCGTCCCCTTGGCCCCCTGGTCCTTAGACTGGGCCCCGGGCCCTCTGCTACCATAGGGGGTCCTGTGGGCACCCAGCAGGATGGGGAGGTGGTCCGCTGTGgtttcttccctcctccttctcttccttcctgctcttcttcctcctcagcgTCACTTCTATTGGTGGCGGCCCCTCTGCCTTCTCAGCCAATCAGCTCGAGACTG CAGTCTAAAGGAGACAAAGGTGAAGGCCTTCCAGTG AAACGGAAATCTTCCACCCTGTTGGATGCTCGTATGGCTAAGATTTATAGACGACAGCGACACAGCCGCGATGGAGACGACTCTGctagtgatgatgatgatgatga AGCCTGTCAGAGAAGAAAGGGGGCACTCCATACCCGAGGCGGGAGCCACTCTTCCAGGAGAGGGTTTGGTGCCAACAGGAGAGGCCTGCTGAGAGGAGGCTCGTCCCACAGAGGAAGCAGAGGAGGACTCATGACTCccagctcctcctcttccctcaaGCTAAAGCGAGGGATGGGcatgagggagggagggcggAGGGGACGAGGGGTGAGGCTGAGGGGAGGCTCCAGGATGCAGCGCAGAGGAGACGACTCCGAGGAGTCAGACGATGACGACGATGATGACGAAGACGACGACGACGAGGAAGAAGACAGTGAAGACGGAGACAAAGAACGAGTGCATCGTCGATGTAGGAGGAGGCGCAGGACGGAcgatgatgaagatgaggacAGTGATGGGCAGGACTTTGACCCTGAAGAGGACGAGATGGACACCctggaagatgaagaggaggaagaggaggaggaggtggaggaggaagggcGCTGGGATTCAGATCCAGAACCTCCTGTCCTCTTGGTTTCTGATCTGAATGATGACCTGCTGAGTGGCTCCTATCTCACTGTCACTCTACAGCGCCCCCACAAGGCCAAGAGACACTCTG GCTCCATTGTTCCAAAGCTGGAAGCAGCCATGGGTCTGAGGACAGCTGCTGGGGGTGCTGGTAGTCAGCAGGGCTTCATCCAAAAAAAGACTGCTCTGTCCAAACCTTCACGACTCAAGAGCGCTGACACCACAGCTGACAGTATTACCCCAAGAGGGCCTGGCAG GCCACGTCTGCGGGGTAACCATGGCGACAGAGGCACTAAAGATCACTCAGCGACTTCTTCAGAGGAAGATGAAATTGCTGCTACTCCGGCACCTTCCTCCCTGTCTCCTCCATCCCTGCTGTCTCTGCCATCTTTTAAGGACGTGGGCAacgagagaggaggggagaaggaggtgtgggtgtctgtgttcAGGTACTTGAACAGAGCTGAGCTGCTGGCCTGCATGATTGTCTGTAAGGCCTGGTACAAGTG GAGCTGTGACAAGCGTCTGTGGAGCCACGTGGATGTGAGTCGGTGCAGTCCGCTCAGTAACCAGGCCCTGGCAGGCATCATTAAACGCCAGCCCACCTCTCTGGACCTGTCCTGGACCCCCCTGGCCAAGAGACAGCTTAACTGTCTGCTCACCAGACTCCCAG gTCTGAGGGAGTTAAGAGTGACTGGTCTGTCCTGGTCCTGTCTGTCAGCGATGGTCTCTCCCACTCTGCCCTACCTGCGGCTTCTGGACCTGCGCTGGTGTGAAGGCCTCAAAGATGCCCAGATTAAAGAGACCATCACCCCACCTG GTTCAGAGTCGTCCCGCAGCAGACTGAGGAACATGGTGACACTGCGTCTGTCCGGTCTGGACATCAGTGAGTCCACTCTGAGGCTGCTTCAGCGCCATATGCCCCAGCTGGAGAGGCTGGACCTGGCTCACTGCAAAGACATCACCGACTCGTGTATCGCTCTGCTGGCAGCAGCCGGGACTCACACCCGCAACACTCTCACCGAACTTACACTGGCAG gTTGCAGTGAGCTGACAGACAGCTGTCTGTCCTACCTGAAGAGACTTTCCTCTCTGACTCTGCTGGACCTCAGAGGCTGTAAAGGCATCAGCAGACGTGCATGTGACGCCTTCATCTCTGACCTGTCCCATGTTGCCCTCTACTGTATGATGGAGGAGAAGCTCATCCAACGCCTGGATTaa
- the kdm2aa gene encoding lysine (K)-specific demethylase 2Aa isoform X6: MDDSKPRYSKRLRAGTRRRYHDDGISDEEIDGRRMFDLEEKVHSQRFSSNRVLRMEGKDLTFEFIQRGGLRDPIVFEKPDGLGLKMPDPDFSVNDVKMFVGSRRMIDVMDVSTQKGTEMSMAQWTRYYETPPSQREKLYNVISLEFSHTKLENLVRRPATVDLIDWVDNMWPRHLKERQRDSTNSINDMQYPKVQKYCLMSVEGCYTDFHIDFGGTSVWYHILRGSKVFWLIPPTPQNLELYENWVLSGKQGDIFLGDRASECQRIELKQGCTFIIPSGWIHAVYTPVDSMVFGGNFLHSFNIPMQLNICNIEDRTRVPLKFRYPFYYEMCWYVLERYVFSMTKTSYLTPEFQKHTLGIGLKKPAGPDPASEQVEEEEDSGGSDEDTSEQQSDKPAVKLYLTPLELEGMWNLLGKLESLPSNKKCVPAGIHNAPALITHIKALLKEHANDNPKLSYTGKPIVKWPKRPSWYQPPPPPPPPPRPKLATIPIIPRPQKPASSMSVLRRRRVRCKRCEACMRPECGDCNFCRDMKKFGGPGKLKQTCVLRQCLSPGLPLSAVCEICKEPNQEETGDPSLTLMECSNCAQIVHPACLTVQGEGVVNKDLPSCWECPKCVQGITDPESSGSDEPLAAGQQHIRPLGPLVLRLGPGPSATIGGPVGTQQDGEVVRCGFFPPPSLPSCSSSSSASLLLVAAPLPSQPISSRLQSKGDKGEGLPVKRKSSTLLDARMAKIYRRQRHSRDGDDSASDDDDDDDEDEDSDGQDFDPEEDEMDTLEDEEEEEEEEVEEEGRWDSDPEPPVLLVSDLNDDLLSGSYLTVTLQRPHKAKRHSGSIVPKLEAAMGLRTAAGGAGSQQGFIQKKTALSKPSRLKSADTTADSITPRGPGRPRLRGNHGDRGTKDHSATSSEEDEIAATPAPSSLSPPSLLSLPSFKDVGNERGGEKEVWVSVFRYLNRAELLACMIVCKAWYKWSCDKRLWSHVDVSRCSPLSNQALAGIIKRQPTSLDLSWTPLAKRQLNCLLTRLPGLRELRVTGLSWSCLSAMVSPTLPYLRLLDLRWCEGLKDAQIKETITPPGSESSRSRLRNMVTLRLSGLDISESTLRLLQRHMPQLERLDLAHCKDITDSCIALLAAAGTHTRNTLTELTLAGCSELTDSCLSYLKRLSSLTLLDLRGCKGISRRACDAFISDLSHVALYCMMEEKLIQRLD, translated from the exons ATGGATGATTCCAAGCCGAGGTACAGCAAAAGGCTG CGGGCTGGTACCCGACGACGTTACCATGACGACGGCATCTCAGATGAGGAAATTGATGGAAGGAGGATGTTTGATCTGGAGGAGAAAGTCCACAGTCAGAGGTTCAGCTCTAACCGGGTCCTGCGCATGGAAGGAAAAG aCTTGACATTTGAGTTCATCCAGAGAGGCGGCCTGAGGGACCCAATCGTCTTTGAGAAGCCTGATGGACTGGGACTCAA GATGCCGGATCCTGACTTCAGTGTCAATGATGTCAAGATGTTTGTTG GTAGCAGACGTATGATAGATGTGATGGACGTCAGCACTCAGAAGGGGACAGAGATGTCCATGGCCCAGTGGACACGTTACTATGAGACCCCTCCATCTCAGAGAGAGAAGCTTTATAATGTCATCAGCCTGGAGTTCAGCCACACCAAGCTGGAGAACCTGGTCAGGAGACCTGCCACA gtagaCCTAATAGACTGGGTGGACAACATGTGGCCTCGTcacctgaaagagagacagagagactcaACCAACTCTATCAATGACATGCAGTACCCCAAAGTACAGAA gtaCTGTCTAATGAGTGTTGAGGGCTGCTACACAGACTTTCACATTGACTTTGGCGGGACCTCAGTGTGGTACCACATACTCAGAGGAAGCAAG gtgttCTGGCTGATCCCCCCCACCCCGCAGAACCTGGAGCTGTATGAGAACTGGGTGCTGTCGGGGAAACAGGGAGACATTTTCCTTGGAGATCGAGCATCTGAATGCCAAAGGATTGAACTAAAGCAGGGCTGCACCTTCATCATACCCTCTG GTTGGATTCATGCCGTTTACACCCCTGTGGACTCTATGGTGTTTGGAGGAAACTTTCTGCACAGCTTCAACATCCCTATGCAACTTAACATCTGTAATATAGAAGACAGAACGCGG GTTCCATTGAAATTTCGTTACCCCTTCTACTACGAGATGTGCTGGTACGTGTTGGAGCGCTACGTCTTCAGCATGACAAAGACCTCCTACCTCACGCCAGAGTTTCAGAAACACACGCTGGGCATTG gTCTGAAGAAGCCGGCAGGCCCAGATCCAGCCAGTGAacaagtggaggaggaggaggacagtgGGGGCAGTGATGAAGACACTTCAGAGCAGCAATCTGACAAGCCTGCAGTGAAGCTTTATTTGACTCCCCTTGAGCTGGAAGGAATGTGGAATCTCCTCGGTAAACTGGAGTCTCTGCCCTCCAACAAAAAGTGTGTCCCAGCGGGCATACACAATGCTCCGGCACTCATTACACACATCAAG GCTCTACTGAAGGAACATGCGAATGACAATCCCAAACTGTCCTACACAGGAAAACCCATTGTCAAGTGGCCAAAAAGA CCCTCATGGTaccagcctcctcctcctccaccacctcctcctcgtCCTAAATTGGCCACCATTCCCATCATCCCACGACCACAGAAACCAGCCTCCTCCATGTCTGTGCTGAGACGGCGCAGGGTCAG GTGTAAGCGCTGTGAAGCCTGTATGAGACCAGAATGTGGAGACTGTAACTTCTGCAGAGACATGAAGAAGTTTGGAGGACCAGGGAAGCTTAAGCAGACCTGTGTGCTTCGACAGTGTCTCTCT CCGGGCCTTCCTCTGTCTGCAGTATGTGAGATCTGCAAGGAGCCCAACCAGGAGGAAACTGGAGACCCCTCCCTCACTCTGATGGAGTGTTCCAACTGTGCGCAGATAGTCCATCCGGCCTGCCTCACG GTTCAGGGTGAAGGAGTGGTGAATAAAGACCTGCCCAGTTGCTGGGAGTGTCCAAAGTGTGTCCAAGGGATCACTGACCCAGAG TCATCAGGCAGTGATGAACCGTTGGCTGCAGGCCAGCAGCACATCCGTCCCCTTGGCCCCCTGGTCCTTAGACTGGGCCCCGGGCCCTCTGCTACCATAGGGGGTCCTGTGGGCACCCAGCAGGATGGGGAGGTGGTCCGCTGTGgtttcttccctcctccttctcttccttcctgctcttcttcctcctcagcgTCACTTCTATTGGTGGCGGCCCCTCTGCCTTCTCAGCCAATCAGCTCGAGACTG CAGTCTAAAGGAGACAAAGGTGAAGGCCTTCCAGTG AAACGGAAATCTTCCACCCTGTTGGATGCTCGTATGGCTAAGATTTATAGACGACAGCGACACAGCCGCGATGGAGACGACTCTGctagtgatgatgatgatgatgatgatgaag atgaggacAGTGATGGGCAGGACTTTGACCCTGAAGAGGACGAGATGGACACCctggaagatgaagaggaggaagaggaggaggaggtggaggaggaagggcGCTGGGATTCAGATCCAGAACCTCCTGTCCTCTTGGTTTCTGATCTGAATGATGACCTGCTGAGTGGCTCCTATCTCACTGTCACTCTACAGCGCCCCCACAAGGCCAAGAGACACTCTG GCTCCATTGTTCCAAAGCTGGAAGCAGCCATGGGTCTGAGGACAGCTGCTGGGGGTGCTGGTAGTCAGCAGGGCTTCATCCAAAAAAAGACTGCTCTGTCCAAACCTTCACGACTCAAGAGCGCTGACACCACAGCTGACAGTATTACCCCAAGAGGGCCTGGCAG GCCACGTCTGCGGGGTAACCATGGCGACAGAGGCACTAAAGATCACTCAGCGACTTCTTCAGAGGAAGATGAAATTGCTGCTACTCCGGCACCTTCCTCCCTGTCTCCTCCATCCCTGCTGTCTCTGCCATCTTTTAAGGACGTGGGCAacgagagaggaggggagaaggaggtgtgggtgtctgtgttcAGGTACTTGAACAGAGCTGAGCTGCTGGCCTGCATGATTGTCTGTAAGGCCTGGTACAAGTG GAGCTGTGACAAGCGTCTGTGGAGCCACGTGGATGTGAGTCGGTGCAGTCCGCTCAGTAACCAGGCCCTGGCAGGCATCATTAAACGCCAGCCCACCTCTCTGGACCTGTCCTGGACCCCCCTGGCCAAGAGACAGCTTAACTGTCTGCTCACCAGACTCCCAG gTCTGAGGGAGTTAAGAGTGACTGGTCTGTCCTGGTCCTGTCTGTCAGCGATGGTCTCTCCCACTCTGCCCTACCTGCGGCTTCTGGACCTGCGCTGGTGTGAAGGCCTCAAAGATGCCCAGATTAAAGAGACCATCACCCCACCTG GTTCAGAGTCGTCCCGCAGCAGACTGAGGAACATGGTGACACTGCGTCTGTCCGGTCTGGACATCAGTGAGTCCACTCTGAGGCTGCTTCAGCGCCATATGCCCCAGCTGGAGAGGCTGGACCTGGCTCACTGCAAAGACATCACCGACTCGTGTATCGCTCTGCTGGCAGCAGCCGGGACTCACACCCGCAACACTCTCACCGAACTTACACTGGCAG gTTGCAGTGAGCTGACAGACAGCTGTCTGTCCTACCTGAAGAGACTTTCCTCTCTGACTCTGCTGGACCTCAGAGGCTGTAAAGGCATCAGCAGACGTGCATGTGACGCCTTCATCTCTGACCTGTCCCATGTTGCCCTCTACTGTATGATGGAGGAGAAGCTCATCCAACGCCTGGATTaa